AtgtaacacaaacaaaacaaaaaaaaaatcatcaccgaattaatatttttgaaataatttggcatatgatttaaatattttgcctagaataagaaagtttaaaaatagAATATAAAACAGGAAATCTTTACTTTCCAGTGGATCCCATGTTTGTAAAAAGCAGTTCAGTTTACCACGATCACTCTGCTACAACCTTTCCAAGTGTAAAGTGTGACCCACAAGATGTTTCCACTCTGAGAACCTTGGCCCCTTTCCTCCTTCCCAGTGTTAAGAAACTAGTTTGAGGGTCACTCTGCACCAGGTTTACAGGTTTAAATGAGTAGTAATTGacctggatggaggtttcattggttcaattaaacaatcgaGAACTGCATCACCCATttatttttaggggtaatcccGGGATAAGGAATCAGAGACGCCACACTGCCCCCTGCTGCAGTGGAGGAGAGACTCACCGCGCAGACGAAGCAGGAGTCGTGCCAGGTCTGTCCCAGGGCCTCGATGAACTTGTCTCCTGCCTCCACTGGGAAGTCACAGCCGTGGCACTTAGTGCTGAACAGAGCGATATAGTCTGGCGACAGGAAGCAATGAGAGACAGGAATCAAGAGGTGACTTCTggttacatactgtacaataaataATCCAGAAAATGGGAATCCAAAAGCCATAACTCTCAACTAGAGGAGATGACGGTTCAGTTTAAAACGCTTTGTCAAAAATATGCAGCCCAAACATATAGGTACTTTTATCCCAGGATGTAAATGCTGTACACATACAGTCTTGTGCCCAAATACACGCAAAACGTTCCTTTAgtctttaacaaaacattcctttaaaCAGTCTTTAAAGTGAACCACCCGAATGGAGGTACCTTTCTCGCAGTAGGGCTCTCCGTCCTCCATGTGGAAGAGGCTGTTTCCGAAGGGTTTGTTGCAGGCAGCGCACACGAAGCAGGTGGTGTGCCAGGTCTGCCTCAACGCATGCATCACTTCCTGCCAGGGACAACAAAGAGCAGCTCTGAGGCACTTGGGCCAGAGTGCGTGCGCCCTTATAAAGGTTCCCCCATGGAAtatactgaatatatattttcatgcatatactaatattattattttttattagtattattttttttatataataatttttATGTTTATCACACACTAAGGATTTAGACCAGGGGGGCCTGTTACCAAAAGACAGTGTTAGCACAGAGCCCTGTTTAGAAGGAGCAGAGTGTGCCGTTAGCCTTCACATCAGaacgtgttaaaaaaaacaggagagaCGGTCAGAGGACAAAGCGTTTTATCCTTAGTCAGTTCACATGCTGTGTAAAAACATGATttacttaaaaacaaattaaaactgaTTTTTTGGGTGTTGATTAGAGGAACAttaagcaatttatttattttttcctttataACTGTGCCGGGGATGACTTCTACACACAGGACAAGATGGACTGGAacggtgattggttgatttctcgtATGTGATTTGTCATGCAGTTTTAAGTTCTTTAATTGAATATGAAGTTGTCGAGCTGACTTTGAACAGTCCTTGTTTGCCCAGTGCAGGGGGGTCCCGGACGCACTCACCCCCATGATCTTGGTGCTGCAGCGGGCGCAGGTGGGAGCGAAGAACTGCCCGTAGCAGCCCTCGCAGTACACGTTGTTCTGCTCCTCCACGAAGGACGCGTCCGCCAGGGAGGTGTGGCAGTAGTGGCAGTTAAACTCCTCCGGGTGCCAGGAGCGCCCCAGTGCCACCATGAAGGGACCCCTGGGGTGAGACGGGGCAGTTAACAGATAATAATGAGACGAAGAAGACCAAAAATAATACTAACAAAAATAAGAACatgaatactactactactactactactactactactactactactactactactaataataataataataataatactaataatagctTCATGCCTTAAAAAGCACTTTGGTACAGGCATACAATAAGTCGTTGCATCTTTCTGCAAAGCTGTTATTGTGAGGTTGATGGCCACTGAAATATGCTGGTGTAGCACTGCAGTGTGGTATGAAGAAGGCTACCTGATGATGCCGTTGCAGGAGCTACACAGCGGGGTCCGGTTGCCTGCCGGGAAGCGCTCTGCCCTCTGCAAGATCCCGCGGCCTACTGAGGGGGTGGAGAAGGGGGCGGGGCTGGCGGCTGGATGCTGGGGGAGGGAGGAGTTGGGGATGATGGCAGGAGGAACGGGGGCAGCCTGGGGGAGAGGCTGGATGTGTTTGGTGAGGGTACTGGTGCTCGCCCCAGGAACAAACTTCTGAGCGAAGGAGTCGTCCACCACCCAGGGAGGGCGACCAGAggaggcaggggcaggggcaggggctggGACTGGGGCAGGGGTAGGAGTATATACTGGAGCTGGGGCAGGGGTATATACTGGAGCTGGGGCAGGGGTATGTACTGGAGCTGGCGCAGGGGTATGTACTGGAACTGGGGCTGAAAGAGAAAGACAGAGgggttgttaaaaaaaacaacatcacgATGATATCTAACTGTGACAAATGGAAACTTGAATGCAGTGCACCTAACACACACTTTACTGCACAGATGGTTTTTGCATCGGAGCACAACGCAAGGCCCTGGAGCAATGGGGCTATGAAAAGTAATGTTCACCAGTAAATACAAGAGAGAGCAAGGgtagagaaaaagagagagagagacaggagtgaaggaaagggggagagagagagatggagaaagggttagagggagaaagagaaagagagagggagaagatCTGACACCACTTTCTTATGCTTCTgacttaataaaacaaacaatttgaaGTGTTTTTAATCTGAAAGCGTATCGTCATTTAGAAAGGGAGTTGAACTTTAAGACAGCaacacacagtgagagagagagagcgagagagagagagagagagagagagagagagagagagagagagagagagagagagacagcgccTCACCTGGGGCGGGGATGTAGGCAGTGGGCACAATATTGATGGTGCTGACGACCTtcggaggagaggcaggggtctgCACTGCTCTCTGCTGCACTGTCGAGGGCTGGGGGAAGGAGCTGGGGGGTTGAAAGGGGAGCAGTTAAAGAGCATTGAGAGGCAGCgtcacctccccctccccctcccgctCACCACTGCTTCCCAGACCTCACTTCACACTTCACCGTAGAACTTGTGTATTATAGAACAAGGTCGGGAGAGGTGTGGGGCTTCGCTTGCATGGTTAGTGGGGTTTTAACAGTGCAGAGAGATCCACAGAGTAGTAGCCTGTTACTGAAAGACAGTGTTAGCACAGAGAGTCAGGTGTCGTGTTTAGAAGGAGAAGGACAAATGTGCGCAGTTAGCCTTGAGAACGTGTTAAAAAGTCAGTCCACATACTGTGCTAGAATAGAGACAAAGGAAAAGAGAGAGTAAAGAAATCCCAGGTGTTATTCAGAGGTTACACAAGACGTCCCCCAGTCTCTACCTGGTCGTGGTGGTTTTGGACTGGACGCTGTAGGAGGAGGAGGACTGCATGCTGAAGCTGGCACTGGAGAGAGACAGGTTTCCGTGTTAGAAGAAATCACGGGTTCCGCTACAGCAACAGAGAGCAGGGGCTgagtcagagacagagagaggctgcATCCCTCAGGCACTCGCCACTAGGGGGCAGTATGGGGTTTGATCTACAAAACTGCTTTGAAGGGCATTCCTTCTGCGCAGATGTAGGATGTGATCATTTggtgcttttttaatttttatatagtaACATTATTGCTCATTGTTTCCAACATTTGTGACACATTCAGAAAAAACAGTAAAACTGCATCCTGGTGACTGTTGAGAGATCCATCTCTGATAACATTGAGAATTCAACCACTGACATGTGTACATG
The sequence above is a segment of the Acipenser ruthenus chromosome 7, fAciRut3.2 maternal haplotype, whole genome shotgun sequence genome. Coding sequences within it:
- the LOC117415424 gene encoding LIM domain-binding protein 3-like, translated to MQSSSSYSVQSKTTTTSSFPQPSTVQQRAVQTPASPPKVVSTINIVPTAYIPAPAPVPVHTPAPAPVHTPAPAPVYTPAPAPVYTPTPAPVPAPAPAPASSGRPPWVVDDSFAQKFVPGASTSTLTKHIQPLPQAAPVPPAIIPNSSLPQHPAASPAPFSTPSVGRGILQRAERFPAGNRTPLCSSCNGIIRGPFMVALGRSWHPEEFNCHYCHTSLADASFVEEQNNVYCEGCYGQFFAPTCARCSTKIMGEVMHALRQTWHTTCFVCAACNKPFGNSLFHMEDGEPYCEKDYIALFSTKCHGCDFPVEAGDKFIEALGQTWHDSCFVCAVCNVNLEGKPFYSKKDKPLCKKHAHAINV